The Chryseobacterium oranimense genome contains the following window.
AACCATAGTTTTTATTGTTTCTAACGATTTTTACCGTAGGAAAATGGGTCTGTACAAAATGAATAGAATCATCGGTAGAAAGGTTGTCTATTACATAAACATCTGCATTTTGAGAAAAGCTGACTACACTTGGAAGAAATTTTTCAAGCCAGTTTTTACCATTCCAGTTTAAAATGACAACTGCTAAATTGTTCGGCATCAGGATTATATTTTTTCAGCATCAAACGTTTTAATAGAATCCTGATACTTCCATTTTCTGTGGGACCAGAGATAATTATCCGGGTGCTTGTGTAAAGTATTTTCCAGCAGCTGATGAAATTTTCTTACCACTTCATGCTCTGTAAACTTTTCACCTTCGGGATATATCCTGTGATAATTTACCTGATAATAGCCGCGTTTTACCTTTTTCATTTCGCAGTAGATGAAAGCAAGGTCCATTCTCGTAGCAAGCTTATCATAGCCAATAAAAGCCGGTGTTCTCTGGTGCAGGAACTCTAATCCGTAATTCACATGGGCAACATGCGGGGTCTGGTCTGCCACAAACATATAGGCGGATTCACCGTCGTTTTTGGATCTGAAGATATTCATGATTACTTCATTGGCCTCAAGCGCTTCATTTCCAAATTTGTTTCTTACTCTTTTCATCTGGTTTTCCCAGAAATCGCTGTTTACTTTTCTGTAGACCGGATGGCAGTGTTTCTGGGGAATGATTCTTGCGAAAGCATTCATCCACTCCCAGTTAAAGACATGTCCGGCAAGCATGATCACATTTTTGCCTTCTGCTTTAGCTTCGTGAAAGACTTCCTGATTGATATGCTGCATTCTTACCCTGGATTCCGTCTCAGAAATACTGAAAGATTTAATAGTTTCTACAAGATAATCGGAAAAATTAAGATAAAATTTCTTTCTGATCATCCTGATCTCTTCTTCTGTTTTTTCAGGAAAAGAATTTTTAAGATTCTGTGTGATCACCTTTTTTCGGTAGCCTACCAGGTAATAGTTTAAGAAAAACATAACGTCCGAAAAAATATACAATACTTTAAGCGGAAGCTTGGAAATGAAATATAATATTTTGATCAGGAAATTCATAAAACATGCAAATTTAGTGATAATAAAATTATGGTTCTATTTTTGCTTGCAATAAGTATTATTTTTTTTATTTTTATCTTATGAAAAAATTGTCGATCATAGCCTTTCTTGGATTAAGCATACTGGCTTTTTCTCAGGAAAAAACAAATACACCGGAAGGAAGAAAGCAGGATAACGCTCTTCTGGTAAAAGCTGATCAAGCAGAACTGGATGCTAAAAAAAAAGCAGCAGAAGAAAAAGCCAAACTGCCCAAACCTTATGATCCGAAAGCAAATGCTGAGGCTGATATTAATAAACTGGTTGCCCAGGCTAAAAAAGAAGGGAAGAATATAATGATCCAGGCTGGTGGAAACTGGTGTATCTGGTGTCTCCGTTTTAATAATTTTGTCCAGAATACTCCTGAACTGAAGGAAACTGTAGATAAAAATTATTTATATTATCACCTGAATTATTCACCGGATAATAAAAATGAAAAAGTTTTTTCTAAATATGTAGATATTAAAGAAAAGCTGGGTTATCCTTTTTTCATTGTTCTGGATAAAAACGGGAAAATAGTTCATGTTTTAAAAGACAGTTCGGTCCTTGAAGAAGGAAAAGGATACAGTAAGGAAAAAGTACAAGAGTTCTTTAACGAATGGGCTCCTAAATCATAAAAATAAACCGGGAAATTTTCCCGGTTTATCATTTATATCAGTTTCCTGATCCAGCTTAATTTTTTATCCGAATAAGGCGGATATTTTATATCAGGCTCGCCCCAGGTTGATTTTTCCAGAATAGATTTCTGATGCGAAAAGGCTTCAAAACCATAAGATCCGTGGTAGCTGCCGATACCGGAATTCCCAACTCCGCCAAAGGGCAGACGGTGGTTGCCTAAATGCATAATGACATCGTTGATACAACCTCCTCCAAACGATAATTTCGCAGTGAAAATTTCTTTTTCCTCAGAATTTTGGGTAAAAAGATAGGCGGCAAGAGGTTTTTCCAGTTCAAGAATAGTATTGATGGCCAGATTGAAATTTGTAAAGCTGATGACCGGAAGTATAGGGCCGAAGATCTCTTCCTGCATAATTTCATCCTCCCAGTTTACATTATTAAGAAGGGTAGGTTCTATAAACAGTTTCCTTTCATCAGAATTTCCGCCAAAATAAATTTTATCCCTGTTAATAAGCCTTACCAGCCGATCGAAATTTTTCCGGTTGATGATTCTTGTGTAAGATTCGGTATCCGGTCCGTATTTAAATTCCGTAATATATTTTCTCAACATTTCGAGGAACTGTTCCCGGATATGTTCTTCAACCAAAAGATAATCTGGAGCAACACAGGTTTGGCCGGCATTGAGAAACTTTCCCCATACAATTCTTTTAGCAGCGATTTCGAGATTGGCATTTTTGGTAATAATTGCCGGAGACTTTCCTCCCAATTCAAGGGTTACAGGGGTAAGATGTTCTGCAGCAGCCTTATATACTATTTTTCCAACTTTTGTACTTCCTGTAAAGAATATTTTGTCAAACCTTAGTTGTAAAAGAGCTGTAGTTTCCTCAATACCCCCTTCGTAAACGTACAAATATTCCGGCGGGAAATTTTCATTGATGATGGATGCCATAGCTTTCATCGTATTTTCAGCAATTTCACTGGGCTTTAGAATACAGCAATTTCCGGCAGCCATTGCAGCGATGATGGGAGAAAGGGATAGCTGATAAGGATAATTCCAGGCGCCTATGACAAGAACATTACCCAAAGGTTCGGAATGAATTCTGCTTTTTCCCAACTGATTGGCCAGATTGGTTCTTACTTTTTTGGGTTTTGAAAGTGAATTTAAATTCTTCAGATAATAATCAATATCATTCAGGATAAAAGAGATTTCGGTTGTAAAAGTATCAAATCTTGATTTGCCAAAATCTCTGTCAATGGCTTCATATAAAAACTTTTCGTTACTTATGACGATATTTTTGAGCTTTTCAAGATACATTTTCCTGAACTTAATACTCTTCGTCTGTTGCGTTTTGAAAAAATCTTTCTGATGATTTACGATTTCCTGAATGTTCATACATGCAAATTTCAGAAACTATAGCAAATTTTCGGCCTAAATCACATTATATTTCTCACCGCGATTTTCACAGGATGATATAGCAGTAAAGCGAATGCAGTAATTAAAGCCAACCAGAACAAACCAGTAAAAATTTCCATATTGGAAAGGAGAATAGACTGAGCCGTTATTTTAGCTTTAAAAGCTCCTGCTGTCACAGATAAAGAATCATTAACTGGCAGTTTGGAAATATTAGCCCCGAAAAGCTGATTCCATTGACTGTAAAAGACAGGATTGGTATCTGTAAAGTCGGCGCTGAGTGTATCAGAATGTTTTAACGTTAAAAACAACATTAAATTCTGCATTAAAGCATATCCGATCGCAGTGGTCCAGAAACGTGTTGTTGTTCCTAAGGCAGTGGCATTGGCAACATATTCATCAGGCATTCCGGAAATTAAAAAGAAAACAAGAGGGGTAAACAGCAATCCCTGTGCGATTCCCTGAAGAAATAAAGGCGGGCAGATGGTTAAAAGGGTAGTGTCCGGGTAGAATGTATAGGTAAACCATGCGCAATCTACCGCCAGCAGCAGAAATCCGGTAAAGAAAACGATTCTGGAAGAAATGCCCCGCATCAGGCAGATTCCGGATAAAATAATACCAATAAGCGTTCCCGCCACATTCCAGTATTGAATATTGACGATATAATCCCACGGCCATTTCCAGACTGTTGCCATAATGCTGTAAACATTATTCAGTCCGGACCGGATCAGGTAAAAAATAAAAAACAGAATCATTCCTGCAATCACGTTTTTTGAACTGAAAACCTCAAAATGAAAGATGGGTCTTTTAGAATTCCTCTGTTTGAGCATAAATAAACCTCCGGAAAGCAGAAATATAAAGAAGCAAATCACTATGATATCCGATTGAAACCACATCAGCCTTTTTCCATAAATAATAGCATATCCTCCAGACTGAAGACAGGCCCATAAGAGGAACCAGCTCGTGATATCCAGCTGATAAAGCGGCATTTTCGGGAAAAATCTGTTGGTATTGAACAGGGCAACTCCAATAATCAGGACAAAGACATGAAAATAAACCATCATCAGGATCATATGCTGGAAATCATAATTTTCAATGCTTGATTTCAGTAAGGAAGTAGTAACCGTTCCGCCTGTCAGCATAATGGTATACATGAAAAGATAGGCTATTACCTTGGCATGTCTGGTTTTGAGTTCAGCAATGATCAGAGGGAGAAATATAGCGCCTTCCAGAAGCCCGAAAATCCCTTCCAGGAAACGTATGACCAGAATAACCTGATAGTTATTGGTGACGGACAGGATATACAGAATAATTACGGAAATGGAAGACATCAGCAGCACGTAATATTTCACGCTGAAATAAGCCATAAACCGCTGTAAAACCAATAAGGTAACTACAAATGTTCCGTACATCAGAATCATTAAATACTGGATGTCATCCGAATCTACATCCATAAAAGAAGAGGTGAAGGCACTGTTGGAGTGCAGCAGCGACAACAACATCAGGTGGGGAAACAATGCCAGCACCAAAAGCGGCAGTTTCAGCCATTGCGGAACCCATTTATGATAAACTGTATTATGTTGCATGGTTGTTGATGCGATAATTTGATGATGAGTTGATGAGATGATTAGTTGATTTGATGGTTTGATGATTCTAGGATTTAGTACTATGATGATTTAATTTAATATCTGTTATCTTTCACATTAACACATTAACACATCATCACATTTTTTTCGCGCTTACCAGAACATTCATCCCGGATAGCAGCTTTTCATTGTTTTGATTGTTATCCAGGATAATTTTTACCGGAAACCTCTGCTCAATTTTAACAAAGTTTCCTGTGGCATTGTCAGGCTTAACCAAAGAAAACTGTGAGCCCGATGCCGGCGATACCGAAACTACCTTTCCTTTGAATTCGATATCCGGATAAGCATCTGCAGTGACGGTTACTTCCTTTTGGGTATCAATCTGGCCAAGCTGGGTCTCTTTGTAATTGGCAATGATCCACTTTTCTTTGCTTACGATCTGTACCAGCGCCTGGCCTTCTTTAATCAGTTGCCCTTCCTGAATGGTTTTTTTACCCACCCATCCGTCGTATGGGGCTGTAATGACTGTATAGGAAAGGAAAAGTCTGGCATTGTTCAGGTTGGCAGAGCTTTGCTGGATCTGGCTTTTTACAGGAGCTACTTTAGTCTGTTGCTCGTTGGCACCGGCTCTTACAGCATTTTTCTGCTGCTCTAAGGCTAGGAGATTGGCTTTTGCCTGCTCATAGGAAGCTTTTACATTTTCAAATTGCTGTTCGGTGGCAGCATCCTCTGCAACTAAATTTTTATACCGGTTAAAATCCTGTTCTGTTCTCCAGATATCAATTTTTGCGGAAGCTATTTTGGCATCGATAATTTTAGAATCGCTTTCTTTTGTATTGACCCCGCTTTTAATGGTTGTGATATTTTCAGCGTTGGCATTGAGGCCGGCCTCAGCCATTTTTACCTGGTTGATAAATTCCCTGTTGTCGATCACTATCAAGGTATCGCCTTTGTGCACAAACTGATTTTCTTCAAAACGAATGGTTTTAATAAATCCTGAAACCTTGCTTGAAACCGGGGTAATGTACTGCTCAATCTGTGCATCGTTTGTAGTAACATTTTTCCTTGAGAAAATATAAAAGCTTACCATTCCTGTCATTCCGCTGATGATCAGGATCCAGGCCAACAAGGTAATTGTTTTGTTTATTCTTTTTTCCTTTTGTGTCAGTTGTTTCTTTGCCATAGTTTTTATAAGTTTCCAATAGTGTACTGGAGTTGGTAGTATTTTAGTTGTCGGTTAATTTTTACGGAAATAAGATTGGATTCAGCTTCCAGATAGGCATTATCAGCATCAATAAGCTCTGTGATGAGGCTTAATTTATTCGCATATTTGGTTTTTACAATGCGGTAGTTTTCTTTAGCCTGGCCGATGGCTTCTTCAGCTATCTTTACTTTCTGATCTGTTTCTTCAAACTTTTTGTATGCTTCATAGACGTTATGCCTTATTTTTTCGTCATTTTCCTCAATCTGTAACTTGGCCAGATCAATATTTTCCCGGGCTTCCTGCATCCTGTATTTGTTTTTATAAAGGTTTCCGATGGGGTAGGTAAGATTGACTCCCAACATTCCCAGGCGGTAGGCATATGATTCCGGTGGAAAGAACATCATATTGGGGTACTTGATGAAATATTCCCCTCCTGCCGTAATTTTAGGTAGATAATTCGCTTTTATAATTTTCTGATCAAGTTCTTTCAGTGAAAGATTTTTATGGGACATTTCTACAGATTCATTTTTATTTAAAGCCGTTTCTGTCAGTTCTTCAATATAAGGAATGGTGGTTTTGTCAGAAATAAGATTTTCTGTATCCACATGCATTTCCTGGTTTTCCGGTAAGGAAAGAATGGTTTTAAGTTTATGTTCTGCGATCTGGATATCATTATCTAGTTCTGTCCAGCTCATGGTATGGTTGGATAGCTGTAAAGATGTTCTCAGGACTTCATTTACCGTAACCACTCCATTGGCTTTTAAACTTTTTACCTGTTTGATATTAATGGAATCCTCTTTCATTTTATCATTGATAAGGCTTTGCTGCTCTTTTAAATGATGAATCTGAAGAAAGGCAGTAATAATCTCCATTTTAAGCTGTCTTTCATCCAGATGGGTTCTTAATGCCGAGATCTCAGTGTCAATAGATGCTTTTTTTTCTGTGTTCCTGATTTTTCCACCCATATAGACCGGAATAGATGCTGAAAGTGTAAAATCATACATCCCGTTGATGATATCATATTTAGTGGCTTTATTGAAAAAACCGTTCTGATGCTGAAAAAGATTGGTTACCTGGTTATAGCTGGTGTGAAATTCTATATCCGGAAGTCTTTCCATTGCAAGGTCTTTTTCCCTGGTAGCAGACATTTCCTTTTTCAGATGGCTTATCTGTATGTTTTTGTTGTTTTTCAAACCCATTTCAATAGCCTGCTGAAGGCTCAGATGCTGATAATCGATCATTTGTGAATGTAAAAAACTGCCAGCCAGCAGCAAGCACAACGTCATGCACTGATATCGGCATGCGTTAAATATCATATTCATAATTTAATTAAAGGATTTTTGCTAGATTGATTTTGATGCAGCAAAGTTACGCAGTCCGCTGTAAGACCCGATTTGTGAAAACAGAAAAAGATTTGCTCATTTATGCCAATTCAAAAAAATCTTTATATCTTTATGTAATGAATGACAGCCATTTTAAAGCAGTAGAAGAAGATGATGCGGAATTTTACATCTACAATGTACTTACCGGGAATGTAACTACAGATATTCATCATCACAGCTCTGCCCAATTGGTGTATGCAGAGGGCGGAATAGTCCATGTTTTTACAGATCTCAAACACTGGTACCTTCCTGCTAGATGCTTTATGTGGATTCCTGCAGGAACGCCTCATTATATTTTTTCTACCAGTCCCAAAGTTGATCTCTACAATTTCTATTTTAAAAAAGAAGAAAATGAAAATGGCTTTTTTGATGAAATTAATATCTATTCAGTTAGCCATTTGCTCAGAGAAATGATTTTATATACGAAAGGCTGGGATGGGAAAATCACAAAAAATGATGAAGCAAAATATTATTTCCTCAAAGCCTTAAAAGGAATTCTTCCTGAGAAAAGAGATAAAAAACTGGCTTTTCCGGTTCAGCATCCATTTCCCAAAGATGAAACTCTATTAAAGATTGCAAAATATATTCACGCCAACCTGGAAAAGCCTCTTACCATTGAATCTACGGCAAAAGAATTCGGGATGAGCACCAGAACCCTTTCGCGGAAGTTTAAAGAGATTCTGGGGATGAATTACGTCCGTTTTCTGCGTGCCTTGAGAATTACCCGTTCTCTGGAGCTCATGCTGGAAGGAAAGTACAATATGTACGAAATAGCGATGATGGTGGGATACAACAGCCTGTCCTCGTTCAGTAATATCTTTAAGAAAGTTATTGGAGTACCGCCTACGGAGTATCAGCAGAGGCTGAGAGGGGATGTGTAATTGTATGTTTTTGGATACGGGTTGTGAGTTTACGTAATATGCTGCGGACTAACAACTGAAGTAATATGAGGATTTATGTCAGCCCCAAATTCCCCTTCCTTGAAGGGGTGGATTTTTGCAGAGCAAAAAGACGGGGTAGTAAATACGCCCCAAAAACAAATAAATCCGATTCAATTAAGCCCACAAAAAAACCACTTCAAACGAAGTGGTTTATATTTCGAGAAAATTCTCAGCCAGCTTATTAAGCTTCTTCTTCAGATTTTACTTCCTCTTTTTTAGCAGCTGGAGCAGCTACTACAGGAGCGTCAGATACAATGTCGAATTCATAGTTGTATTCAACATTTCTGTGAAGTCTGATAAGAGCTGTGAATTTACCAGTTCTCTTGATTGTATTACCAGGAATTTTGATGTATTTTTTCTCTACAGAAACACCAGCTTTTCCTAAAGCTTCAGCAAGATCAGCATTGTTGATAGATCCGAATAATTTATCACCAGAACCTACTTTTGCAGGGATAGTAATAGATGTTTTCTTCAATTGCTCAACTACACCGTTAGCTGCTGCTACTAATTTAGCTTCTTCTTCTTTTCTAGCTTCTAAAGTAGCTTCTAAAGCTGCTTTGTTTTTAGGAGTAGCTAAAAGTGCAAATCCTTGAGGGATTAGGAAGTTTCTTGCATAACCAGGCTTTACGCTTACTGTATCAAACTCAAGTCCTAAGTTTTCTACGTCTTTTTTTAGGATGATATCCATTGTTGTTGTCCGTTTTAGAGTTCCGGGTTCCGGGTTTTGTGTTCCGGGTTTCCCATCACTTCGTTAGAATTTATTTAATTAATTCAGCAACTATATTAGCTATATGCAGCAAGCTTAAGGCTTAAAGCTTATAGCTTATTGCAATTTACTTTAATAAGTCAGCTACGTAAGGTAGTAAAGAAAGGTGTCTTGCTCTTTTGATAGCAGCAGAAACTTTTCTTTGGTATTTTAAAGAAGTTCCGGTGTATCTTCTTGGTAAGATTTTACCTTGCTCGTTTACGAACTGTAATAAGAAATCAGCATCTTTGTAGTCAACGTGCTTAATTCCGTATTTTTTGAATCTACAATATTTCTTTTCAGATTTAGTATTGATATCAAGCGGAGTAAGGAATTTTACTTCAGATTCTCCTCCAGCTGAGGCTTGTTTAGCCATTTCGTCTATTGCCATGTCTTGTCTTTTTTAAAAAATAGGGTTAATAATTAAGCTCTAGCTGCTTTGATTTTAGTTCTTCTAGTTACAGCATACTCAACAGCGTGCTTGTCAAGTTTTGTAGTCAGGTAACGGATTACTCTTTCGTCACGTTTGAATGCTAATTCTAAATCAGCAACTACAGTACCTTCACCTTTAAACTCGATTAAAGTGTAGAATCCGTTCTTTTTTAATTGGATCGGATAAGCTAGTTTTTTTAATCCCCAGTTTTCTTTGGCAACGATTTCACAGTTCTTTTCTTTTAAAAGATCTTCAAATTTTTTCACTGCTTCCTCTACCTGAGCATCAGATAGAACGGGAGTTAAAATGAAAACAGTTTCGTAATTGTTCATAATGTTAAATGAATTTGTTAATTATTTCGAGGTGCAAAATTAGAGAATATATTTATAATATGCAATACCGGGAGTTAAATTGTTTCGGGTTTCGTGATGCGGGTTTGATTTAAAGTTCAGGGCTTAAGGTTTAATGTTTTAGGTTCAGAGCATTTTATTAAAGTTAAAAAAAACAGCAACTGAAACCCCGAACCCCGAAACTCAAAACCCGCATCTACTCCTTCCCTCTGATCTCCGTCAGAAAATTCACTTTAATCACATCATATAAGGAATGCCTGCTTACCAGAATAGAAGCAATAGAAGAGACCATTCCAGCCAGCATCAGGTGAAAGATAAGAGAATGCCTGTCAGTCATTTCAAGGACAATAATAGCGGATGTAAACGGAGCTCTTGTGATTCCGGTAAGAAAAGCGACCATTCCTCCAAGGATGACAACGTTCGTTTCGTTAGGGGTTAAATGAATGGCTCCTGAGATTACAGAACCTATGCTGGCCCCCGCTGTAAGGGCAGGAGCAAAGATTCCACCTGCGCCACCCGATGTAAAAGAAAGAGCAGGCCCAAGCATCCTTAAAACCGGAACATACCATTCTTCATGTTTATCTTGGGTAAATAGAACCCTTTCCATAATTTCTTTTCCCGAGCCCAGAATTTCACGGTTAATGAAATAGGCAATAGAGGCTATGAACAGAGCGCAAAGTACAAGGAAAAAGACATTGGCTCTGTCGGTTTTAAGCTTTCTTTTTTTCCAGTCATTCATTTTAAGCATCATGACGGAAAGCTGGCTGGCCAGAATTCCGGCTGTTCCCGCTACAAGAATAATGGGGAACATCACCATCAGAGAAACATCATTTGTTTTTGGATACCCTAAATATAAATAAGATCCGGCTAAAGTCTGTGCGGTTAATCCTGCAATAATCACAGCAGTGAATAAGGCCGTTTTAAAATAATTGATGTGCGTTTTGGAAAGTTCTTCTACTGCAAATACAATTCCTCCCAAAGGCGTGTTAAATGCAGCTGCAAGTCCTGCCGCTGCACCTGTCATGATCATATTTTTCTTGGAAATCTTGGGCCACCAGTGCGGAAGATATTCATTCACTTTTCTGAAAACTGATCCGGCGATCTGGATGGTAGGACCTTCTCGTCCCACAGCTCCGCCACCGATGACCAGAACTACGGATGAAATGATTTTAAAGACAATAATTTTTAAACTAAGAAGGCTTCTGATCTTGGTATGCTCCTTTGGATTGGCCAGTTCTACCGCTGCCATCACCTGTGGAATACCGCTGCCTTTGGCATTCGGGGCAAATTCCTTCACCAGCCACCAGGAAAGAACAAAACCTATCGGAGCAATAATGAAAATCATCCAGGCATGCCAGTTCATGATGAAATTCAAAAGGTGTTCTCCCCATGCAAATATCTTGGCATACATCACAGCAAAAAAACCGGTGATCACAGAGCCTATCCAAAACGGAATGGCCTGCAGCAGATTGTTTTTCAGCTGCTCGTTGCGTATGTTATCGAAAGACTTTTTAAGGCCTTTGCGGATGGGGGAGAGAATTTTCAGCATTTGTTGACTAAGTCATTTATTCAACTGAAAAATAGGAAAATTACACGGGAATTAAAAATATCTGTTGCAAAATAATTGCCCTGCCTTATATCAATCAGCTCAAATACATTGGAAAGACTTATATAGGTGATGATCTTTAAGGATTAGCTGTGATTGGTAAATGAATGCCGGAAGTTGTTGAAAAAAATATGTTTATCACAAAGAATATCCTGATGCAAAGTAAAAAGCTTCCCTTTTTGGGAAGCTTTTATATAGTTTTTTTAATGATTAGTAATTAAAACTGTGGGTTGAACACCGTAATATATCCTATACAATAAAGAACAAGCATAGCAGCAGTAAATATCAAATTGGTATTCCTGAGAATGTATTTTCTGTTGATGTACAGAATGATTGATTCAATAAGAATACCAACAAACCATACCGCATGAAATGCAAACATAAATATCAGGTAACCTAAA
Protein-coding sequences here:
- the rpsR gene encoding 30S ribosomal protein S18 yields the protein MAIDEMAKQASAGGESEVKFLTPLDINTKSEKKYCRFKKYGIKHVDYKDADFLLQFVNEQGKILPRRYTGTSLKYQRKVSAAIKRARHLSLLPYVADLLK
- a CDS encoding chloride channel protein, whose amino-acid sequence is MLKILSPIRKGLKKSFDNIRNEQLKNNLLQAIPFWIGSVITGFFAVMYAKIFAWGEHLLNFIMNWHAWMIFIIAPIGFVLSWWLVKEFAPNAKGSGIPQVMAAVELANPKEHTKIRSLLSLKIIVFKIISSVVLVIGGGAVGREGPTIQIAGSVFRKVNEYLPHWWPKISKKNMIMTGAAAGLAAAFNTPLGGIVFAVEELSKTHINYFKTALFTAVIIAGLTAQTLAGSYLYLGYPKTNDVSLMVMFPIILVAGTAGILASQLSVMMLKMNDWKKRKLKTDRANVFFLVLCALFIASIAYFINREILGSGKEIMERVLFTQDKHEEWYVPVLRMLGPALSFTSGGAGGIFAPALTAGASIGSVISGAIHLTPNETNVVILGGMVAFLTGITRAPFTSAIIVLEMTDRHSLIFHLMLAGMVSSIASILVSRHSLYDVIKVNFLTEIRGKE
- a CDS encoding HlyD family secretion protein produces the protein MAKKQLTQKEKRINKTITLLAWILIISGMTGMVSFYIFSRKNVTTNDAQIEQYITPVSSKVSGFIKTIRFEENQFVHKGDTLIVIDNREFINQVKMAEAGLNANAENITTIKSGVNTKESDSKIIDAKIASAKIDIWRTEQDFNRYKNLVAEDAATEQQFENVKASYEQAKANLLALEQQKNAVRAGANEQQTKVAPVKSQIQQSSANLNNARLFLSYTVITAPYDGWVGKKTIQEGQLIKEGQALVQIVSKEKWIIANYKETQLGQIDTQKEVTVTADAYPDIEFKGKVVSVSPASGSQFSLVKPDNATGNFVKIEQRFPVKIILDNNQNNEKLLSGMNVLVSAKKM
- a CDS encoding TolC family protein, which gives rise to MIFNACRYQCMTLCLLLAGSFLHSQMIDYQHLSLQQAIEMGLKNNKNIQISHLKKEMSATREKDLAMERLPDIEFHTSYNQVTNLFQHQNGFFNKATKYDIINGMYDFTLSASIPVYMGGKIRNTEKKASIDTEISALRTHLDERQLKMEIITAFLQIHHLKEQQSLINDKMKEDSINIKQVKSLKANGVVTVNEVLRTSLQLSNHTMSWTELDNDIQIAEHKLKTILSLPENQEMHVDTENLISDKTTIPYIEELTETALNKNESVEMSHKNLSLKELDQKIIKANYLPKITAGGEYFIKYPNMMFFPPESYAYRLGMLGVNLTYPIGNLYKNKYRMQEARENIDLAKLQIEENDEKIRHNVYEAYKKFEETDQKVKIAEEAIGQAKENYRIVKTKYANKLSLITELIDADNAYLEAESNLISVKINRQLKYYQLQYTIGNL
- the rplI gene encoding 50S ribosomal protein L9, with translation MDIILKKDVENLGLEFDTVSVKPGYARNFLIPQGFALLATPKNKAALEATLEARKEEEAKLVAAANGVVEQLKKTSITIPAKVGSGDKLFGSINNADLAEALGKAGVSVEKKYIKIPGNTIKRTGKFTALIRLHRNVEYNYEFDIVSDAPVVAAPAAKKEEVKSEEEA
- the rpsF gene encoding 30S ribosomal protein S6, with the protein product MNNYETVFILTPVLSDAQVEEAVKKFEDLLKEKNCEIVAKENWGLKKLAYPIQLKKNGFYTLIEFKGEGTVVADLELAFKRDERVIRYLTTKLDKHAVEYAVTRRTKIKAARA
- a CDS encoding thioredoxin family protein; the encoded protein is MKKLSIIAFLGLSILAFSQEKTNTPEGRKQDNALLVKADQAELDAKKKAAEEKAKLPKPYDPKANAEADINKLVAQAKKEGKNIMIQAGGNWCIWCLRFNNFVQNTPELKETVDKNYLYYHLNYSPDNKNEKVFSKYVDIKEKLGYPFFIVLDKNGKIVHVLKDSSVLEEGKGYSKEKVQEFFNEWAPKS
- a CDS encoding aldehyde dehydrogenase, coding for MNIQEIVNHQKDFFKTQQTKSIKFRKMYLEKLKNIVISNEKFLYEAIDRDFGKSRFDTFTTEISFILNDIDYYLKNLNSLSKPKKVRTNLANQLGKSRIHSEPLGNVLVIGAWNYPYQLSLSPIIAAMAAGNCCILKPSEIAENTMKAMASIINENFPPEYLYVYEGGIEETTALLQLRFDKIFFTGSTKVGKIVYKAAAEHLTPVTLELGGKSPAIITKNANLEIAAKRIVWGKFLNAGQTCVAPDYLLVEEHIREQFLEMLRKYITEFKYGPDTESYTRIINRKNFDRLVRLINRDKIYFGGNSDERKLFIEPTLLNNVNWEDEIMQEEIFGPILPVISFTNFNLAINTILELEKPLAAYLFTQNSEEKEIFTAKLSFGGGCINDVIMHLGNHRLPFGGVGNSGIGSYHGSYGFEAFSHQKSILEKSTWGEPDIKYPPYSDKKLSWIRKLI
- a CDS encoding helix-turn-helix domain-containing protein — its product is MKTEKDLLIYANSKKSLYLYVMNDSHFKAVEEDDAEFYIYNVLTGNVTTDIHHHSSAQLVYAEGGIVHVFTDLKHWYLPARCFMWIPAGTPHYIFSTSPKVDLYNFYFKKEENENGFFDEINIYSVSHLLREMILYTKGWDGKITKNDEAKYYFLKALKGILPEKRDKKLAFPVQHPFPKDETLLKIAKYIHANLEKPLTIESTAKEFGMSTRTLSRKFKEILGMNYVRFLRALRITRSLELMLEGKYNMYEIAMMVGYNSLSSFSNIFKKVIGVPPTEYQQRLRGDV
- a CDS encoding lysophospholipid acyltransferase family protein; translated protein: MNFLIKILYFISKLPLKVLYIFSDVMFFLNYYLVGYRKKVITQNLKNSFPEKTEEEIRMIRKKFYLNFSDYLVETIKSFSISETESRVRMQHINQEVFHEAKAEGKNVIMLAGHVFNWEWMNAFARIIPQKHCHPVYRKVNSDFWENQMKRVRNKFGNEALEANEVIMNIFRSKNDGESAYMFVADQTPHVAHVNYGLEFLHQRTPAFIGYDKLATRMDLAFIYCEMKKVKRGYYQVNYHRIYPEGEKFTEHEVVRKFHQLLENTLHKHPDNYLWSHRKWKYQDSIKTFDAEKI